From Spartinivicinus ruber, the proteins below share one genomic window:
- a CDS encoding peptidoglycan DD-metalloendopeptidase family protein gives MILFVSKSQNIAHFVCMVCLVSCFVFVPGCVTTKTYAPVTDRTQRPKVTRGEHIVKPGETLYSIAWRYGWDYRTLAAANNIKSPYLIHPQQRIRLSSTILSTKQTERGLQKLTKKQPKKTVNVTKAKKPTAKSVKKRTSKSGNIAWIWPVKGRVIENFTTKGKVNKGIDIGGKLGQPVNAAADGKVVYAGGGLLGYGKLVIIKHNHQFLSAYAHNRKLLVKEGDKVQAGQKIAEIGATGTTMAKLHFEIRQNGTPVNPLKFLPR, from the coding sequence GTGATTTTGTTTGTATCTAAAAGTCAAAATATTGCACATTTTGTTTGCATGGTCTGTCTGGTTTCTTGTTTCGTTTTTGTTCCTGGCTGTGTCACAACAAAGACATATGCACCTGTTACTGATCGTACTCAACGCCCTAAAGTGACGCGTGGAGAGCATATTGTCAAGCCTGGAGAAACTCTTTATTCCATAGCTTGGCGCTATGGTTGGGACTACAGAACGTTAGCGGCTGCCAACAATATTAAGTCTCCCTATTTAATTCACCCACAGCAGCGAATTAGGTTATCAAGCACTATATTGTCTACAAAACAAACAGAAAGAGGCTTGCAGAAATTAACAAAAAAGCAACCAAAAAAAACGGTGAATGTAACAAAAGCCAAAAAACCGACGGCAAAAAGTGTAAAAAAGCGGACATCAAAATCAGGCAATATAGCTTGGATCTGGCCAGTAAAAGGTAGGGTAATTGAAAATTTTACTACAAAAGGTAAGGTTAATAAGGGTATTGATATTGGTGGAAAATTAGGTCAGCCTGTAAATGCAGCCGCGGATGGAAAAGTAGTGTATGCAGGTGGTGGTCTATTGGGTTATGGAAAATTGGTGATTATCAAGCATAACCATCAGTTTCTCAGCGCTTATGCCCATAATAGAAAACTGCTTGTCAAGGAAGGTGATAAGGTTCAGGCTGGGCAAAAGATTGCCGAAATAGGAGCGACAGGTACCACAATGGCGAAATTGCACTTCGAAATTAGGCAAAATGGCACACCTGTTAATCCCTTGAAGTTTCTGCCCAGATAA
- a CDS encoding DUF368 domain-containing protein, with the protein MSQKLKYAALFTKGMAMGAADVVPGVSGGTIAFIVGIYDRLLQSVSHINHHAIRLLFTKGYKAAWEYIDGSFLCTLLAGIVFSILTLARVISYLLATYPILLWSFFFGLIVVSSFYVGKEVKRWRLGCIVSGVFGGMLAIIVSTATPAEMTASYPMFFLGGMVAICAMILPGISGSFILLLFGLYGHVMLAIKDFDLLVLAVLAAGCLSGLMMFSNLLHWLLNHKREITLAFLTGLMVGSLSKVWPWKQTISYRLNSHGEQVPLIQHNVLPWQFQASTGQSDQLLVAITIMLMAVVLVIAVDKGQKLLKARFENRADCKNSTI; encoded by the coding sequence ATGAGTCAAAAGCTGAAGTATGCTGCGTTATTTACGAAAGGGATGGCGATGGGGGCCGCTGATGTGGTGCCAGGTGTTTCAGGTGGCACCATTGCTTTTATTGTTGGTATTTATGATCGTTTGCTTCAGTCTGTTAGCCATATTAATCATCATGCTATTCGGCTTTTATTTACTAAAGGCTATAAAGCGGCTTGGGAATATATAGACGGCAGTTTTCTCTGTACACTGCTAGCAGGTATTGTTTTCAGTATTTTAACATTGGCTAGAGTTATCAGTTATTTGTTAGCCACATATCCCATTTTATTGTGGTCTTTTTTCTTTGGTTTAATTGTCGTTTCCTCATTTTATGTTGGAAAGGAAGTCAAACGTTGGCGTTTGGGTTGTATTGTAAGTGGGGTTTTTGGGGGGATGCTGGCTATTATCGTATCAACTGCCACACCAGCAGAAATGACTGCCAGTTATCCGATGTTTTTTTTAGGGGGAATGGTTGCCATTTGTGCCATGATATTACCGGGCATTTCCGGTAGTTTTATTCTGCTGTTATTTGGCTTATATGGACATGTGATGCTGGCAATTAAGGACTTTGATTTATTGGTTTTGGCGGTGCTTGCAGCAGGCTGCCTCTCGGGTTTGATGATGTTTTCAAACCTGTTGCATTGGTTATTAAACCATAAACGGGAAATCACACTGGCTTTTTTAACTGGCTTAATGGTGGGGTCGCTAAGTAAAGTGTGGCCTTGGAAACAAACGATTTCATACCGGCTAAATAGTCATGGAGAACAAGTACCACTTATTCAGCACAATGTGTTGCCTTGGCAGTTTCAAGCATCTACTGGTCAATCAGATCAACTGTTAGTGGCAATTACTATAATGTTAATGGCAGTGGTACTTGTAATAGCTGTTGATAAGGGACAAAAACTGCTGAAAGCACGTTTTGAAAATAGAGCAGATTGTAAAAATAGCACAATTTAA
- a CDS encoding protein-L-isoaspartate(D-aspartate) O-methyltransferase, with amino-acid sequence MNELMLNGIGMTSKRTRERLVNRLKKEGVTSRLVLKTIQQTPRHIFVDEALSHRAYEDTALPIGFSQTLSQPYIVARMTELLLTGSSLGRVLEVGTGSGYQTAVLAQLADEVFSVERIKSLQLKAAKRLSLLGLHNTYLKVADGHLGWEQQAPFDGIMVTAAPPQLPEVLIDQLAVGGRMVVPVGKNREQMLYLITKTAAGVQVREIEKVHFVPLLGGLK; translated from the coding sequence ATGAATGAGCTTATGCTTAATGGAATAGGCATGACTTCAAAGCGGACCCGTGAACGCCTGGTTAACCGCTTGAAAAAAGAGGGAGTCACCTCACGCCTAGTATTGAAAACAATTCAACAAACACCGCGACATATCTTTGTTGATGAAGCGTTATCCCACAGAGCTTATGAAGATACGGCATTACCTATTGGTTTTAGCCAGACTTTATCGCAACCCTACATCGTTGCCAGAATGACAGAGTTACTGCTGACAGGCAGCTCTTTAGGACGTGTTTTAGAAGTGGGCACGGGGTCTGGCTATCAAACCGCTGTGCTGGCTCAACTGGCAGATGAAGTATTTAGTGTTGAACGGATCAAGTCTTTACAGCTAAAGGCAGCTAAGCGGCTGAGTTTGCTAGGGCTTCACAATACTTACTTAAAAGTGGCTGATGGCCACCTGGGGTGGGAGCAACAAGCCCCTTTTGATGGCATTATGGTTACCGCTGCACCTCCTCAGTTACCTGAAGTATTAATCGATCAATTGGCTGTGGGGGGGCGGATGGTTGTTCCTGTTGGCAAAAACAGGGAACAAATGTTGTATCTCATAACCAAAACAGCAGCTGGAGTACAAGTAAGAGAAATAGAAAAGGTGCATTTTGTGCCTTTATTAGGTGGGCTCAAATAG
- the surE gene encoding 5'/3'-nucleotidase SurE, which produces MKLLLSNDDGVFAPGLAASHQALCSRFDCQVVAPDRDRSGASSSLTLDQLLRPEVHSNGFISVNGTPTDCVHLAINGMLDHIPDMVISGINLGANLGDDVLYSGTVAAAFEGRFLGHPAIAISLCSRSVMHLATAAQVIRQLVEGISELQLPERSVLNVNVPDLPLAELKGVLLTRLGHRARPAKPAKLTDPRGNEGYFIATVGDAEDAGEDTDFFAVEQGYVSVTPLQVDKTHYQAFSHVEPWLEALL; this is translated from the coding sequence ATGAAATTATTGCTTTCAAATGATGATGGAGTATTTGCTCCTGGTCTTGCCGCATCCCACCAGGCTTTGTGTAGTCGTTTTGACTGTCAGGTGGTGGCACCTGATCGAGATAGAAGTGGTGCCAGTAGCTCCCTCACCCTTGATCAGTTATTACGCCCGGAAGTCCATAGTAATGGCTTTATTAGTGTGAATGGCACACCCACCGATTGCGTTCATTTAGCAATTAATGGAATGCTTGATCATATACCTGATATGGTTATTTCAGGGATTAATCTAGGGGCTAACCTGGGAGATGATGTACTTTATTCAGGTACGGTGGCAGCTGCTTTTGAAGGACGGTTTCTTGGCCATCCGGCGATTGCAATTTCGCTGTGTTCTCGCTCCGTAATGCACTTAGCTACTGCTGCTCAAGTTATACGGCAGTTGGTAGAGGGCATCAGTGAACTGCAGTTGCCTGAGAGAAGTGTACTTAATGTTAATGTGCCCGATTTACCGCTAGCTGAACTTAAAGGGGTTTTATTGACTCGGTTGGGGCATCGGGCAAGGCCTGCTAAACCAGCCAAATTGACAGATCCAAGAGGTAATGAAGGCTATTTTATTGCTACGGTGGGTGACGCAGAAGATGCGGGAGAAGACACTGACTTTTTTGCGGTTGAGCAGGGTTATGTTTCTGTTACTCCACTACAAGTAGATAAAACCCATTACCAAGCATTCTCTCATGTTGAACCTTGGTTGGAGGCCTTGCTATGA
- the truD gene encoding tRNA pseudouridine(13) synthase TruD gives MSWLDFTELARAHGKALTKAVFKAQCEDFVVEEVLGITPTEEGEHELLWVEKIGQNTAWVAKQLAAYAGIQQRQVSYCGLKDRQAVTRQWFSLHLPGKQGPDWQQLNLDGVNILKVVRHQRKLARGCHAGNQFVIRLKEGVVAEKKLIERISRIQAQGVPNYFGAQRFGYDNHNLTRAEQWFSGEWRPKKNQQDIYWSAARAYIFNKVLNFRVKHHLWAELIKGDVLQFNDSNTLILPDKIDDAAKVKWQQAELIATGPLWGKGHLLSQEQAAEIENNLAEEEQLLTDGLVAGGVAMARRSLVVYPQQLVWQQQQDNIEISFYLPKGAYATAVVRELVDW, from the coding sequence TTGAGCTGGTTAGATTTTACTGAGCTAGCGAGGGCCCATGGTAAAGCTCTGACAAAAGCGGTGTTTAAAGCACAGTGCGAAGACTTTGTGGTTGAAGAGGTATTGGGTATTACTCCAACCGAAGAGGGTGAGCACGAGTTACTGTGGGTAGAAAAAATTGGACAGAATACTGCTTGGGTTGCCAAGCAACTGGCTGCTTATGCAGGTATACAACAACGACAAGTTAGTTATTGTGGGTTAAAAGACCGTCAGGCAGTAACCCGTCAATGGTTTAGCTTGCATTTACCTGGTAAACAGGGGCCTGACTGGCAGCAGTTAAATCTTGATGGAGTTAATATCCTGAAGGTTGTACGCCATCAACGTAAATTGGCCAGAGGTTGTCATGCAGGTAATCAGTTTGTTATTCGGTTAAAAGAGGGTGTGGTTGCTGAAAAAAAATTGATAGAACGGATAAGTCGTATTCAGGCGCAAGGAGTACCCAATTATTTTGGTGCTCAGCGGTTCGGCTATGATAATCATAATTTAACTAGGGCCGAGCAATGGTTTTCAGGTGAGTGGCGACCGAAAAAGAATCAACAAGATATTTATTGGTCTGCAGCCAGGGCCTATATTTTTAATAAAGTATTAAATTTTCGTGTCAAGCATCACTTATGGGCTGAGCTGATAAAAGGTGACGTATTGCAATTTAATGACAGCAATACCCTTATTTTACCGGATAAAATTGATGATGCGGCAAAGGTAAAGTGGCAACAAGCTGAATTGATTGCCACGGGTCCATTGTGGGGAAAAGGGCATTTGCTTAGCCAGGAGCAGGCGGCAGAAATTGAAAACAACCTGGCAGAGGAAGAACAATTGTTGACTGATGGTTTGGTGGCAGGAGGAGTCGCCATGGCCAGACGGTCACTAGTGGTTTATCCTCAACAGCTTGTTTGGCAGCAACAACAAGATAATATTGAGATTTCGTTTTATTTACCAAAAGGGGCTTATGCTACAGCTGTCGTTCGTGAGCTGGTTGACTGGTAA
- the ispF gene encoding 2-C-methyl-D-erythritol 2,4-cyclodiphosphate synthase yields the protein MRIGHGFDVHKFGPGDAITIGGVKIPYSQGLIAHSDGDVLIHALCDALLGAAALGDIGQHFPDTDPQFENADSQQLLTHVYQLVKKQGWQLLNVDMTIIAQAPKMSPFIPQMKDCLQQLLSAGNNQLNIKATTTEKLGYTGRKEGIAAHAVVLLEAIS from the coding sequence ATGAGAATCGGTCATGGCTTTGATGTACATAAATTTGGTCCAGGTGATGCTATCACCATTGGTGGAGTAAAAATTCCTTATAGCCAAGGGTTGATTGCCCATTCAGATGGTGATGTATTAATTCATGCGCTATGTGACGCATTATTAGGAGCTGCTGCTTTAGGTGATATTGGTCAGCACTTTCCTGATACTGATCCTCAATTTGAAAATGCTGACAGTCAACAACTGTTGACTCATGTTTATCAGTTGGTCAAGAAACAAGGCTGGCAACTACTGAATGTTGATATGACGATAATTGCCCAAGCTCCCAAAATGTCACCTTTTATTCCTCAAATGAAGGATTGTCTACAGCAGCTGCTGTCTGCAGGCAATAACCAGCTCAATATCAAAGCGACTACCACTGAAAAGTTAGGCTATACCGGTCGTAAAGAGGGGATTGCTGCCCATGCAGTAGTATTATTGGAGGCAATCTCTTGA
- the ispD gene encoding 2-C-methyl-D-erythritol 4-phosphate cytidylyltransferase: MTSNPSSCWAIVPAAGIGSRMQQNKPKQYLEINGQSILSHTLTRLLQFPFQKIIVAVAADDQWFDQLPVSKNVRVIKIEGGAERYQSVANGLNWLANCATAKDWVMVHDAARPCIRQEEIQKLYQALVDHPVGGLLGVPVKDTIKAVNTKKEVKQTVSRENLWQAQTPQMFRFGLLKQALTEALTKTQLVTDEASAIELLGYLPQMVEGRDDNLKITRPVDLPLAAFCLEHQTGDV; encoded by the coding sequence ATGACATCCAACCCTAGTTCATGCTGGGCCATTGTTCCTGCAGCCGGTATTGGTAGTAGGATGCAACAAAATAAACCCAAGCAATATTTGGAAATCAATGGCCAGTCGATTCTTAGTCATACATTGACTCGGTTGCTGCAGTTTCCCTTTCAGAAAATTATTGTCGCTGTGGCTGCTGATGATCAATGGTTTGATCAGTTACCTGTCAGTAAGAATGTCAGAGTTATAAAAATTGAGGGCGGTGCAGAACGCTACCAGTCTGTGGCAAATGGGCTGAACTGGTTAGCTAATTGTGCTACTGCGAAGGATTGGGTGATGGTTCACGATGCAGCCAGACCATGTATTCGTCAGGAAGAGATTCAAAAACTTTATCAAGCGTTAGTTGATCACCCTGTGGGTGGTTTATTAGGGGTTCCAGTCAAAGATACCATAAAGGCTGTAAATACTAAGAAAGAGGTCAAGCAAACAGTTTCGCGAGAAAATCTTTGGCAGGCTCAAACCCCACAAATGTTTCGATTTGGACTATTAAAACAGGCACTAACTGAAGCATTAACAAAAACCCAATTGGTAACGGATGAAGCATCTGCCATTGAGCTGTTGGGTTATTTACCACAAATGGTGGAAGGGCGTGATGATAATTTAAAAATCACACGACCAGTGGATTTACCGTTAGCTGCTTTTTGTCTGGAGCATCAGACAGGCGACGTGTAA
- the ftsB gene encoding cell division protein FtsB yields MKWLTGLLVLILALLQYRLWFSDTGVVRLWQTQQQITAQQRENQGLYQRNRVLEAEVVELQNGLDTIEELARSQLGMIKQGEQFYLVAE; encoded by the coding sequence ATGAAATGGCTAACTGGATTATTAGTGTTGATATTGGCTCTGTTGCAATACCGGCTTTGGTTTAGTGATACAGGTGTGGTACGTCTGTGGCAGACCCAGCAACAAATTACTGCACAACAGCGAGAAAACCAAGGGCTTTATCAGCGCAATCGGGTATTAGAAGCAGAAGTTGTAGAGTTACAAAATGGCTTAGATACCATTGAAGAATTAGCACGAAGCCAACTAGGTATGATTAAACAAGGCGAACAATTTTATTTAGTTGCTGAGTAA
- the eno gene encoding phosphopyruvate hydratase: MIEIVDIKAREVLDSRGNPTVEADVIVAGDFIGSACAPSGASTGSREALELRDGDKSRYLGKGVLKAVAAVNEQIKQALLGMDVTDQRALDNKMLALDGTENKSKLGANAILAVSLAAAKAAAAAKQIPLYQHIADINGTTGQYSMPVPMMNILNGGEHADNNVDIQEFMVQPVSAPSFREALRVGAEIFHALKSVLKAKGLNTAVGDEGGFAPNLPSNEAALEVIAEAVEKAGYKLGEDVTLALDCASSEFYRDGQYQLSGEGKTFTSEGFADYLAELTDKYPIISIEDGMDESDWDGWAVLTNKIGDKTQLVGDDLFVTNTKILKRGIDEKVANSILIKFNQIGSLSETLDAINMAKQAGYTAVISHRSGETEDATIADLAVATAAGQIKTGSLCRSDRVAKYNQLLRIEEQLGDQAPYKGRAEFKA; encoded by the coding sequence ATGATTGAAATTGTTGATATTAAAGCCCGTGAAGTGTTGGATTCGAGGGGGAATCCGACAGTTGAAGCTGATGTTATTGTAGCGGGTGACTTTATTGGTTCGGCTTGTGCTCCCTCAGGTGCATCAACAGGTTCGAGAGAGGCTTTAGAACTACGCGATGGTGATAAAAGCCGTTATTTAGGCAAAGGGGTTCTAAAAGCGGTTGCAGCCGTGAATGAGCAAATTAAGCAAGCATTATTAGGAATGGATGTGACTGATCAGCGTGCACTAGACAATAAAATGCTAGCGCTGGATGGTACTGAAAATAAATCTAAGTTAGGTGCTAATGCCATTTTGGCAGTTTCTTTAGCAGCGGCTAAAGCGGCGGCGGCAGCTAAACAAATACCTCTGTATCAGCATATTGCAGACATTAATGGCACAACCGGACAGTACAGTATGCCTGTTCCCATGATGAATATTCTTAACGGTGGTGAGCATGCAGATAATAATGTCGATATTCAGGAATTTATGGTGCAGCCTGTTAGTGCCCCGTCATTTCGTGAAGCGCTACGGGTTGGCGCAGAAATTTTCCACGCTTTAAAATCTGTATTAAAAGCCAAAGGCTTAAATACGGCAGTTGGTGATGAAGGTGGCTTTGCACCTAATTTGCCGTCTAATGAAGCAGCGCTTGAAGTGATTGCTGAAGCTGTTGAGAAAGCAGGTTATAAATTAGGTGAAGATGTTACGCTGGCATTGGACTGCGCTTCTTCAGAGTTTTATCGCGATGGCCAATATCAGCTCTCTGGTGAAGGAAAAACGTTTACCAGTGAAGGTTTTGCAGATTATTTAGCGGAACTTACGGATAAATACCCCATTATTTCGATTGAAGATGGAATGGATGAAAGCGACTGGGATGGTTGGGCTGTGTTAACCAATAAAATTGGTGATAAAACTCAGCTAGTCGGTGATGATTTATTTGTTACCAATACTAAAATTCTCAAGCGTGGTATCGATGAGAAAGTTGCTAACTCTATTCTAATTAAATTTAATCAAATTGGCTCCCTGTCAGAAACCCTGGATGCAATTAATATGGCGAAACAGGCAGGGTATACTGCAGTGATTTCCCATCGTAGCGGTGAAACTGAAGATGCCACTATTGCTGATTTAGCTGTAGCCACTGCTGCAGGGCAAATTAAAACAGGCTCGCTATGCCGTTCTGATCGTGTTGCTAAATACAACCAGTTATTACGTATTGAAGAGCAGTTGGGAGATCAGGCTCCTTATAAAGGTAGAGCAGAATTTAAAGCCTAG
- the kdsA gene encoding 3-deoxy-8-phosphooctulonate synthase, whose product MSQKIIKVGNIQVANHLPFVLFGGVNVLESRDLAMTVAEHFVKVTEKLDIPYVFKGSFDKANRSSMHSYRGPGLEEGLKILQEVKDTFMVPVITDVHEPYQAAPTAEVADIIQLPAFLSRQTDLVVAMAKTGAAINIKKAQFLAPHEMKHILTKCEEAGNAQLMLCERGTMFGYNNLVVDTLGFGLMKAMNYPVIFDVTHALQRPGGRSDSADGRRSQVNELAKAGMATGLAGLFLETHPDPNQAKCDGPCALKLDKLQPFLEQQKALDELVKSFPEIDTE is encoded by the coding sequence ATGAGCCAGAAGATTATTAAAGTTGGCAACATTCAAGTAGCTAATCATCTGCCTTTTGTCTTATTTGGTGGTGTCAATGTGCTAGAGTCGCGAGATCTGGCTATGACAGTTGCCGAACATTTTGTCAAAGTGACGGAAAAACTGGATATTCCCTATGTTTTTAAAGGCTCATTTGATAAAGCTAATCGCTCGTCTATGCATTCTTATCGTGGGCCGGGATTAGAGGAAGGACTAAAGATTTTACAGGAAGTTAAAGACACCTTTATGGTGCCTGTCATTACAGATGTGCATGAGCCTTATCAGGCTGCACCCACAGCAGAGGTGGCAGATATTATTCAACTACCTGCCTTCTTATCCAGACAAACTGATTTGGTTGTTGCCATGGCAAAAACAGGTGCTGCAATTAATATCAAAAAAGCACAGTTTTTAGCGCCTCATGAAATGAAGCATATTTTGACTAAATGCGAAGAAGCAGGTAATGCCCAATTGATGCTTTGTGAGCGTGGCACTATGTTTGGCTATAACAACTTGGTGGTAGATACATTGGGTTTTGGCTTAATGAAAGCTATGAACTACCCCGTTATTTTTGATGTGACTCATGCACTGCAGCGACCTGGAGGGCGGTCTGACTCAGCAGATGGCCGTCGTAGTCAGGTTAATGAGTTAGCGAAAGCTGGGATGGCAACGGGCTTGGCAGGATTGTTTTTAGAAACCCACCCTGATCCCAATCAGGCAAAATGCGACGGGCCTTGTGCACTAAAACTTGATAAATTACAGCCTTTCTTAGAACAACAAAAAGCACTTGATGAGCTGGTAAAAAGCTTTCCTGAAATTGACACTGAATAA
- a CDS encoding CTP synthase — MTRYIFVTGGVVSSLGKGIASASLAAILEARGLNVTMLKLDPYINVDPGTMSPYQHGEVFVTEDGAETDLDLGHYERFIRTTMTRNNNFTTGRIYQDVLRKERRGDYLGGTVQVIPHITDEIKRRVIKGAGDADIALVEIGGTVGDIESQPFLEAVRQLKVELGQDRALLMHLTLVPYIATAGETKTKPTQHSVKELRSIGLQPDILVCRSDHHIDSGSRRKIALFTNVEERAVIALEDADSIYKIPRMLHKQGLDDIIVDRFRMECQPADLSEWDAVVEAEASSEHEVTIAMIGKYMDLLDAYKSLIEAMKHAGLKTHTKVKLVYIDSEQLETEGLDALDEVDGILVPGGFGQRGVEGKIKAVQYARENKIPYLGICLGMQVAVIEFARHVAGLTDAHSSEFDKSTQHPVVGLITEWTTAEGEVETRSDDSDLGGTMRLGAQACQLKPNSKAHQAYGKDIILERHRHRYEVNDNFVAQLEAAGLVISGRSVDNALVEMVEVSDHPWFVACQFHPEFTSTPRDGHGLFTDFVKATLSNKASK; from the coding sequence ATGACGCGCTACATATTCGTCACTGGTGGTGTTGTTTCTTCATTAGGAAAAGGCATCGCGTCAGCATCTCTGGCGGCTATTCTGGAAGCTCGTGGTTTAAATGTCACGATGCTTAAGTTAGACCCTTATATTAACGTTGATCCGGGAACAATGAGTCCTTACCAGCATGGTGAGGTATTTGTTACTGAGGATGGTGCTGAAACTGACCTGGATCTTGGTCATTATGAACGGTTTATTCGTACGACAATGACCCGTAATAACAATTTCACCACTGGTCGTATTTATCAGGATGTACTACGCAAAGAGCGACGCGGTGACTACCTGGGTGGCACAGTTCAGGTGATTCCTCACATTACTGATGAAATAAAGCGACGTGTCATTAAAGGTGCCGGTGATGCCGATATTGCTTTAGTGGAAATTGGCGGTACGGTGGGTGACATTGAGTCACAGCCCTTCTTGGAAGCGGTTCGTCAACTAAAAGTAGAGCTAGGTCAGGATAGAGCTTTACTAATGCACTTAACGCTGGTGCCGTACATCGCGACTGCCGGAGAAACTAAAACCAAGCCAACCCAGCATTCTGTAAAAGAGTTGCGCTCCATTGGCTTGCAGCCGGATATTTTGGTGTGTCGTTCAGACCATCATATAGACTCTGGCTCAAGACGCAAAATTGCCTTGTTTACCAACGTTGAAGAGCGTGCAGTTATTGCATTAGAAGATGCAGACTCTATTTATAAAATTCCTCGTATGCTGCATAAACAAGGGCTGGATGACATTATCGTTGACCGTTTTCGAATGGAGTGCCAGCCTGCTGACCTAAGTGAGTGGGATGCTGTGGTAGAGGCTGAAGCAAGCTCAGAGCATGAAGTGACAATTGCTATGATTGGCAAGTACATGGATTTGCTCGATGCTTACAAGTCGCTAATTGAAGCAATGAAACACGCGGGGTTGAAAACCCACACAAAGGTGAAACTGGTTTATATTGACTCTGAGCAGCTGGAAACCGAAGGGCTAGATGCCTTGGATGAAGTGGATGGTATTTTAGTGCCTGGTGGCTTTGGTCAGCGAGGGGTTGAGGGTAAAATTAAAGCGGTGCAGTATGCCCGGGAAAATAAAATCCCTTATCTTGGTATTTGTTTAGGGATGCAAGTAGCGGTTATTGAGTTTGCACGCCATGTGGCGGGTTTAACTGATGCACATAGCTCAGAGTTTGATAAATCCACCCAGCACCCAGTGGTAGGCTTGATTACCGAGTGGACAACAGCTGAAGGTGAAGTAGAAACCCGTAGTGATGATTCTGACTTAGGCGGAACCATGCGCTTAGGTGCTCAGGCTTGTCAGTTGAAACCTAATTCAAAAGCCCATCAGGCTTATGGTAAGGATATTATTCTTGAGCGTCACCGTCATCGTTACGAAGTCAATGATAATTTCGTGGCGCAGCTTGAAGCGGCTGGTTTGGTGATTTCTGGGCGTTCAGTAGACAATGCCCTTGTTGAAATGGTTGAGGTGTCAGATCACCCCTGGTTTGTTGCCTGCCAGTTTCATCCGGAGTTTACTTCAACACCTAGAGATGGGCATGGCTTGTTTACTGACTTCGTAAAAGCGACTCTATCCAATAAAGCTTCAAAGTAA